Part of the Vagococcus jeotgali genome, CTATGAAACGTGTGATGGATCATGTTGTGGGATATGAGCCTGACATGGTAACAGTCTTTTTTGGTGCGAATGATGTGGCGGCTTTATCAGGAATTAGCTTAGCGCAGTATGAAACGAACTTAATGAATTTAGTTGAAGTCATTGGTAGTGATCGTGTGATTTTACTGGGTCCACCATTTGCCAACCAAGTCTTGTACCAACAAGAGAGGCCTCTTTTGCGTTTAAATCAGTACAATCAAGCAGCAAGGCGAGTGGCTGCTTATTATGAGTTACCATATATTGACATGTTATCAGTGATGACTGATGCAGAAAGACCAGTGGATTATTTGCAGGCAGATGGTCTTCACTTCTCCACAACAGGATATGATTTATTAGCACGTGTTATCGTAGAACAATTAAAAGGAAGATCATAAGAATGAGTGCACATTATTTTACAAATAAACCAGATACAGATCATGATAGAAAAAAATGGACCTTTCCATTACTAGGTAAAACGTATACCTTTATAACAGACAGTAATGTTTTCTCAAGAGAGACAGTAGACTTTGGGTCACGTGTTTTAATTGAAGCCTTTAGTGATGAGGATATTCCAGAAGGTGCTATTTTAGATGTTGGCTGTGGATACGGGCCTATGGGGATGAGTTTAGCTGATAGTACAGGCCGAGACGTTCATATGATTGATGTGAACGAAAGATCAGTTTCATTAGCTAAAGAAAATGCTAGTAACAATCAAGTAGTTAATACTACCATCTATGTGTCAGATATTTATAATAGTGTAGAAAAAACTGATTTTGCAGCTATTATTAGCAACCCACCTATTAGAGCAGGTAAAAAAGTGGTACATGAGATTATTGAAGAATCCATAAATTATTTAAAAAAGGACGGCACTTTAACGATTGTGATTCAAAAGAAACAAGGTGCTCCCAGTGCTAAAAAGAAAATGGAAGACGTTTTTGGCAATGTAGAAACTGTTATAAATAAAAAAGGCTACTATATATATCGTAGCCAAAAGTTAGATGAATAAAAAATGAAAGAATGATTCTCGTGGTACAAGCTATACCTTCTGAGAGTCATCCTTTTTTATTCTCCAAATTCTACCATCTCCCAAGGTGACACATTATTTTTTCTAGTCAGAATAGCCTTCCAATGATCCATTACCATCTCTTTTTCAAACCCATCACTCATAGAATACCCAGTTTTAAATGATAGAGGTAAAACAATCAAATTATCTGGTTGTGAGTTAGCATAGGAATTAGGGAAACTATCCGGATTAGAGTATACACTTTTTAGAAATTGCTTTTGGTAGTTATCATCGTAGGAGATTGGTAAAAGGGTTTGGCTCTTTAATTCAGAGTGAAAAGCTTTTGTGGTGACTTTACTTGCCGAGAGAATTTCTTCTTTTGAAAATATATCAGAGTGACTTAAATAAGTATTTACATGAGACTTGTTTACGTTAAGAATGAATAGTAGTGGGATAGCAATGATTAAGAAAATAACAACTATTAGTTTTGTATTTAAGTTTTTTTCATCATTTTAAATCCTCTTCGTTTACATCAGTATAATATCTTCCGTAAAAAAACAGGGGTTAATTATTTATTAAATTTATAAATGAAAAGAAAAGTTTAATTCCAACGTGTATTTTCATGTCAATCGAACATAAAAATGTCCCAAAATGAGGGCTCACATTAGCGCAATCTTTACTGCGTAAAACTTGCACTAATGTGACCATTATTGGTAAAATAAGGTACTTTTTGTTTCAGGCTGTTTTTTCAGCCTCATATTCTTCGATAGTACGGTCAATACTTTGAAGATACCTTTTGAAAGACTCAAGTTTCCACGGATGTGACTGTGGTGGAATGTACTTGCGTCTTTCTTTTTTTATATCTGAAGAAACCCCATCAAACTCTTTTGAATAGGTCTCGTGGGTTTTTAATCGTCTAGTAGGATAAATTTTTTCTGCTATATTAACATAAATCTCCCCGTTAAAAGCTTTTATAATTAATGCTTTTGTTTTTCTTGTAAAATATTTGTCGCTACTACCTTCCATTGGAAGATAAAATTTATTTTGATACTTAATATGATGGCCATTATCGACTATACGATGAGAGACAGTAGCTAGTAATAAATTAATTTCAGCTGTTGTAGGAGAAGTTTCATAAACACTTTCTGCAGTTTTGTGACCAAATTGTCGATTAAACTTTCGAATCCATACAGATAGAAATTGATTAGCCTCCTCTATAGAATGTATATTTGCTATCTCAAGATCAACAGGCAATCTTGATTGCACTGTCCCATTTAAACGTTCTACACGACCTTTCGCTTGAGGAATAGAGGATGTTTTTATGTCAATACCTAATTGATGACAAGCAAACCCAAACTGCGTGAACGTATCTTCTTCTACAGCTTTTGTTGATTTTCTGTTGTACTCAAAGACGGTTCGTTTATCTGTTAGAAAAGTGGCAGGAATCCCTTGTTTTGTCAGAATTTGATGAAGAACATGGTAATAACCATTGAGCGTTTCCTGTTGGTCAAAATAAGCGCCAACAATATTACCTGATGCGTCGTCAATAGCTAAATGAAGATGAGTTATTTGATTTCCAAACCAATTATATGAACTAGCATCTAATTGAATTAATTCTCCTTTGTATTTTTTTCTAGGTCGACTAGGATGGGTCTTTTCAGGGAGTTCTAGGTAGTCTTCAGCTCTTGGAACCAATAGGTTCTCTGATTGTTTGGTTTGTTGACCTTCTTGCTTTATTAATTGTTTGAGTCTTCTTTTTGTCTTTTTTTGAGCCTTTGGTGAAAGTATTTTTGCTTTGTACAGGATGCTTCTAATTGTAGTATCTGTATAACAGATATGATGGTCGTTTTTCAGTATTTCAGTAAAATGCCTAATATTTGGTTTAATACTAAACGATTGATAACTAGTGATTATTTGTTGTTTTACTTTTTCAGGCACAGAGTGCTTATTTTTTCTCCCTCGATTTTTATGGACAAATGCTGATTTACCATTTTCCCTGTATGATTTCACTAAACGGTTAATTTGTCGTATAGATAAATTAAGTTCAACACTAGCTCTCTTTTTTTGTTTTTTATTTTCAGCGACAGCTTTAATAACTTGATACTTTTTGGTTTCATTCATTGTTAGATTTATCCTTTTCATAAAGTTATTTTATCATTTTGGGACATTTTGTCTTTCGACCTACTTAGGACATTATCACTTTCGAATGATAAAAGTTTAATTCCAACGTGTATTTTCATTGACAAATATATTGTGATAAGGTAAAATGATTAGTTGCAGAAACCTTTATGTTCAAAATGAGAAAGGCGATGAAATATTGTCCATCAGCCTTGATTTTATAGGGAAAACAAAAATAGAAAGACCATATAATGATATGTTCAGGCTCTATTTTTGGTTTTTTTTTTCTTAAAAACAGGTCCGACTTGTTTTTGTAAAGAAAATGTAATATTTGTAACATGAAGGGGTTTTTGAAAAAAACTCAGAGGGGTGACTAATTTGGTTGGACACGTAGTGAAATACGGCAAGCACCGAGAAAGACGTAGCTATTCAAGAATTAGCGAAGTCTTAGAATTACCAAACTTAATCGAAATTCAAACTGACTCATACAAATGGTTTTTAGATGAAGGATTGCGTGAGATGTTTGAGGACATCATGCCAATTACTGATTTTAGTGAAAAATTATCATTAGAGTTTGTAGATTATGAAATGAAAGAACCAAAATACACAGTTGAGGAAGCAAGAGCACACGATGCTAACTACTCAGCTCCTATTCACGTAACTTTAAGATTAGATAACCAAGTAACTGGAGAAATCAAATCACAAGAAGTGTTCTTTGGTGATTTCCCGTTAATGACAGAAATGGGTACCTTTATTATTAATGGTGCTGAGCGTGTTGTGGTATCTCAGTTAGTAAGATCACCAGGAGTTTATTTTAACGAAAAACAAGAACGTAATGGTCATGAAGGATTTGGCGCAACAGTTATTCCTAACCGTGGTGCCTGGTTAGAACTTGAAACAGATGCAAAGAACTTATCTTATGCACGTATTGACCGTACTAGAAAAATCCCATTAACAGTGTTAGTTAGAGCCTTAGGTTTTGGTTCTGATTCAACGATTACAGAGATTTTTGGTGAGAGTGAAAGTTTACAATTAACTCTTGAAAAAGATATTCATAAAAATTCAAGTGATTCTCGTACAGAAGAAGCCTTAAAAGACGTTTATGAAAGATTACGTCCAGGTGAGCCAAAAACAGCAGAAAGTTCAAGAAACTTGCTTAACTCTCGTTTCTTTGATCCAAAACGCTATGACTTAGCAGCTGTTGGTCGTTACAAAATCAACAAAAAATTAAACTTAAAAACACGTTTACTAAATCATACATTAGCTGAGACATTAGTAGATCCTGAAACTGGAGAAATCCTAGTTGAAAAAGGAACTGTTGTGACTCATGCTGTTATGGATGAATTAGAAAAATATTTAGACAATGGTTTAAACAGTGTGACATATTACCCAAGTGAAGATGGTGTAGTTACTGAGCCGATGATGGTTCAAGTGGTTAAAGTATTCTCACCAAAAGATCCTGAGCGTGTGGTCAATGTTATTGGTAATGGCTTACCAGAATCAAACGTACGAACAGTTCGCCCTGCTGATATTATTGCTTCAATTAGTTATTTCTATAACTTAATGGAAGGAATTGGCTCAGTAGATGATATCGATCATTTAGGAAACCGTCGTATCCGTTCAGTTGGTGAATTATTACAAAATCAATTCCGTATTGGTTTATCTCGTATGGAGCGTGTGGTTCGTGAGAGAATGTCAATTCAAGACACTGAAACACTAACACCACAACAATTAATCAATATCCGTCCAGTGGTAGCATCAATGAAAGAATTCTTTGGTTCTTCTCAGTTATCACAGTTCATGGATCAAACTAACCCATTAGGGGAATTAACTCACAAACGTCGTCTATCTGCCTTAGGGCCTGGTGGTTTAACTCGTGACCGTGCTGGCTATGAAGTACGTGATGTTCATTATTCGCATTATGGTCGTATGTGTCCGATTGAAACACCTGAGGGACCAAATATTGGGTTAATCAATAGTTTATCTAGTTACGCTAAAGTAAACAAATATGGTTTTATTGAAACACCATATCGTCGTGTTGATCGTCAAACACACCGTGTAACAGAGCATATTGATTATTTAACAGCTGATGAAGAGGATCATTACATGGTAGCACAAGCGAACTCGCCATTAGAAGATGATGGTAAATTTGCTGAAGATGTTGTTATGGCTCGTATCCAAAGTGAAAACTTGGAAGTTTCTGTTGATAAAGTTGACTACATGGATGTATCACCTAAACAGGTAGTTGCGGTTGCCACGTCATGTATTCCTTTCTTAGAAAACGATGATTCTAACCGTGCCTTAATGGGTGCCAACATGCAGCGTCAGGCTGTACCTTTAATCCAACCTCGTTCACCACTTGTGGGAACTGGTATGGAATATAAAGCTGCTCATGACTCTGGTGCCGCTTTGTTATGTAAACATGATGGTGTTGTTGAATACGTTGATGCACGCGAAATTCGTGTTCGCCGTAATGATGGTGCTTTAGATAAATACACAGTCATTAAATTCCACCGCTCAAATGCTGGAACAAGTTACAACCAACGACCAATCGTTCGTATGGATGAAATGGTTGAAGCAGGAGATACGTTAGCTGATGGCTCTTCGATGGAAGAAGGAGAAATGGCTTTAGGTCAAAACGTGTTGGTCGCGTTTATGACGTGGGAAGGTTATAACTATGAAGATGCGATTATTATGAATCGTCGTCTAGTTAAAGATGATGTCTATACATCTATTCACATTGAAGAATATGAATCAGAAGCACGTGATACAAAATTAGGACCTGAAGAGATTACACGTGAATTACCAAACGTTGGTGATGATGCACTTAAAAACTTAGATGAGATGGGTATTATTCGTATTGGGGCTGAAGTTAAAGATGGTGATCTTTTAGTTGGTAAGGTAACGCCAAAAGGGGTCACAGAATTATCAGCTGAAGAGCGTCTATTACATGCTATATTCGGCGAGAAAGCTCGTGAAGTTCGTGATACATCTCTACGTGTACCACATGGTGGTGGCGGTATTGTTCATGATGTTAAAATCTTTACCCGTGAAGGTGGAGATGAGTTATCACCTGGTGTTAATATGTTAGTCCGTGTTTATATCGTTCAAAAACGTAAAATTAACGAAGGGGATAAAATGGCTGGACGTCATGGTAATAAAGGGGTAGTTTCTCGTATTATGCCAGAAGAAGATATGCCTTATATGCCTGATGGTACACCTGTTGATATCATGTTAAACCCATTAGGGGTACCTTCTCGTATGAATATCGGACAAGTACTTGAGCTACATTTAGGTATGGCAGCTCGTGCGTTAGGTATTCATGTTGCAACACCTGTATTTGATGGGGCTGATGAAGAAGATGTATGGAGTACAGTAGCAGAGGCGGGTATGGCTCGTGATGCTAAGACTGTTCTTTATGACGGACGTACTGGTGAAGCTTTTGATAACCGTATTTCAGTTGGTGTGATGTACATGTTGAAACTTGCTCACATGGTTGATGATAAACTACACGCAAGATCAATTGGACCATACTCACTTGTAACACAACAACCTCTTGGAGGTAAAGCACAATTTGGTGGACAACGTTTTGGTGAGATGGAAGTATGGGCACTTGAAGCTTATGGTGCTGCTTATACATTACAAGAAATCTTAACGTACAAATCAGATGATGTGGTTGGTCGTGTGAAAACATATGAATCAATCGTTAAAGGTGAACCAATTCAAAAACCAGGTGTACCAGAATCATTTAGAGTACTTGTTAAAGAATTACAAGCTCTTGGTTTAGATATGCGAGTACTTGATGCACAAGAACATGAAATTGAATTACGTGACATGGATGATGAAGATGATGATTTAATCACCGTTGATGCTCTAGCGAAATTTGCTAAAGAGCAAGCTGAAAAAGAAGAAGCTGAAAAATTATTAAAAGCAGCAGAAGAAAATCAAGAATAATCAAGGAAAGACCCGTAGTTATTCTGTAAAGACAATGAAACGGAGGGACATCTTTTGATCGATGTAAATAAATTTGATAGTATGCAAATTGGCTTGGCTTCCTCTGAAAAGATAAGAAGCTGGTCATATGGTGAAGTAAAAAAACCAGAGACAATAAACTACCGTACTTTAAAACCCGAACGTGATGGTCTTTTCTGTGAGCGTATTTTCGGTCCTACTAAGGATTGGGAATGTGCTTGTGGAAAATATAAACGTATTCGTTATAAGGGAATTGTTTGTGACCGCTGTGGTGTTGAGGTAACTCGTTCGAAGGTTCGTCGTGAACGTATGGGACATATTGAACTAGCCGCTCCAGTAACTCATATTTGGTATTTTAAAGGTATCCCTAGTCGTATGGGTCTTGTACTAGACATGAGCCCAAGAGCACTTGAGGAAGTTATTTATTTTGCTTCTTACGTTGTGACTGATCCAGGAGATACATCACTAGAATTAAAACAATTATTAACAGAGCGTGAGTACCGTGAAAAACGTCAACAATATGGCAATGCATTTCAAGCTGGTATGGGTGCAGAAGCGATTAAACGCTTATTAGAATCTGTTGATTTAGAAGGTGAAGTTGCCTCTTTAAAAGAAGAATTAAAAACAGCTTCAGGTCAAAAACGTACACGTGCTATTCGTCGTTTAGACATTTTAGAAGCCTTTAGAACATCTGGAAATGATCCAGACTGGATGGTTATGGACGTTGTACCAATTATTCCTCCAGACTTACGCCCAATGGTTCAACTAGAGGGTGGACGTTTTGCAACAAGTGATTTGAATGACTTATATCGTCGTGTGATTAACCGTAATAATCGTTTAAAACGTTTATTAGACTTAAACGCACCTGGTATTATCGTTCAAAATGAGAAACGTATGTTACAAGAAGCAGTGGATGCTTTAATTGATAATGGTCGTCGTGGTCGTCCAGTTACTGGACCAGGTAACCGTCCACTTAAATCTTTATCACATATGTTAAAAGGGAAACAAGGTCGTTTCCGTCAAAACTTACTTGGTAA contains:
- a CDS encoding SGNH/GDSL hydrolase family protein — encoded protein: MKKIILFGDSITAGYKHGEINVILNDKIRHLLPYEAEIINAGIPGDTTSGAMKRVMDHVVGYEPDMVTVFFGANDVAALSGISLAQYETNLMNLVEVIGSDRVILLGPPFANQVLYQQERPLLRLNQYNQAARRVAAYYELPYIDMLSVMTDAERPVDYLQADGLHFSTTGYDLLARVIVEQLKGRS
- a CDS encoding class I SAM-dependent methyltransferase; protein product: MSAHYFTNKPDTDHDRKKWTFPLLGKTYTFITDSNVFSRETVDFGSRVLIEAFSDEDIPEGAILDVGCGYGPMGMSLADSTGRDVHMIDVNERSVSLAKENASNNQVVNTTIYVSDIYNSVEKTDFAAIISNPPIRAGKKVVHEIIEESINYLKKDGTLTIVIQKKQGAPSAKKKMEDVFGNVETVINKKGYYIYRSQKLDE
- a CDS encoding ISNCY family transposase yields the protein MNETKKYQVIKAVAENKKQKKRASVELNLSIRQINRLVKSYRENGKSAFVHKNRGRKNKHSVPEKVKQQIITSYQSFSIKPNIRHFTEILKNDHHICYTDTTIRSILYKAKILSPKAQKKTKRRLKQLIKQEGQQTKQSENLLVPRAEDYLELPEKTHPSRPRKKYKGELIQLDASSYNWFGNQITHLHLAIDDASGNIVGAYFDQQETLNGYYHVLHQILTKQGIPATFLTDKRTVFEYNRKSTKAVEEDTFTQFGFACHQLGIDIKTSSIPQAKGRVERLNGTVQSRLPVDLEIANIHSIEEANQFLSVWIRKFNRQFGHKTAESVYETSPTTAEINLLLATVSHRIVDNGHHIKYQNKFYLPMEGSSDKYFTRKTKALIIKAFNGEIYVNIAEKIYPTRRLKTHETYSKEFDGVSSDIKKERRKYIPPQSHPWKLESFKRYLQSIDRTIEEYEAEKTA
- the rpoB gene encoding DNA-directed RNA polymerase subunit beta, which translates into the protein MVGHVVKYGKHRERRSYSRISEVLELPNLIEIQTDSYKWFLDEGLREMFEDIMPITDFSEKLSLEFVDYEMKEPKYTVEEARAHDANYSAPIHVTLRLDNQVTGEIKSQEVFFGDFPLMTEMGTFIINGAERVVVSQLVRSPGVYFNEKQERNGHEGFGATVIPNRGAWLELETDAKNLSYARIDRTRKIPLTVLVRALGFGSDSTITEIFGESESLQLTLEKDIHKNSSDSRTEEALKDVYERLRPGEPKTAESSRNLLNSRFFDPKRYDLAAVGRYKINKKLNLKTRLLNHTLAETLVDPETGEILVEKGTVVTHAVMDELEKYLDNGLNSVTYYPSEDGVVTEPMMVQVVKVFSPKDPERVVNVIGNGLPESNVRTVRPADIIASISYFYNLMEGIGSVDDIDHLGNRRIRSVGELLQNQFRIGLSRMERVVRERMSIQDTETLTPQQLINIRPVVASMKEFFGSSQLSQFMDQTNPLGELTHKRRLSALGPGGLTRDRAGYEVRDVHYSHYGRMCPIETPEGPNIGLINSLSSYAKVNKYGFIETPYRRVDRQTHRVTEHIDYLTADEEDHYMVAQANSPLEDDGKFAEDVVMARIQSENLEVSVDKVDYMDVSPKQVVAVATSCIPFLENDDSNRALMGANMQRQAVPLIQPRSPLVGTGMEYKAAHDSGAALLCKHDGVVEYVDAREIRVRRNDGALDKYTVIKFHRSNAGTSYNQRPIVRMDEMVEAGDTLADGSSMEEGEMALGQNVLVAFMTWEGYNYEDAIIMNRRLVKDDVYTSIHIEEYESEARDTKLGPEEITRELPNVGDDALKNLDEMGIIRIGAEVKDGDLLVGKVTPKGVTELSAEERLLHAIFGEKAREVRDTSLRVPHGGGGIVHDVKIFTREGGDELSPGVNMLVRVYIVQKRKINEGDKMAGRHGNKGVVSRIMPEEDMPYMPDGTPVDIMLNPLGVPSRMNIGQVLELHLGMAARALGIHVATPVFDGADEEDVWSTVAEAGMARDAKTVLYDGRTGEAFDNRISVGVMYMLKLAHMVDDKLHARSIGPYSLVTQQPLGGKAQFGGQRFGEMEVWALEAYGAAYTLQEILTYKSDDVVGRVKTYESIVKGEPIQKPGVPESFRVLVKELQALGLDMRVLDAQEHEIELRDMDDEDDDLITVDALAKFAKEQAEKEEAEKLLKAAEENQE